TGGCGCGGAACCGTTCTGATCGCTTCAAGCACCCTACTATCTTTGATTCCCTTGCTGGCCACCACCTCAGCCAACTTGTTGCGCATGCCCTTATGTTTGTGTGTATCTTTCACTGTTTTGGTTTGGTCATGGCGAATTTAAAAAGTTCTGCCCGAACTTTAGACATCCGCCGTTTCGATTTAAGCATCCATATATGTATTTTTGGCAAAAACAGATACTATGCTAAAGGCAGGCGTGCTCGGCGCAGGGCATTTGGGTAAAATTCATCTACGATTACTGCAAGAGTCAGCGTATTATGATTTGGTCGGCTTTTACGACCCCGATGAGATAAATGCGAAAAAAGTGGCCGATGAGTTTGGTTATCGGTATTTCGACAACATCAACAAGTTGATAGATGCCGTTGATATGGTCGATATTGTGACTCCCACCCTATCGCACTACGATTGTGCCGAAAAAGCTATTGAAAAAGGCAAACATGTCTTTATCGAGAAACCGGTGACCAACACCCTTGAAGAGGCCGAAAAACTCATTGAAATGAAAGATCGATACGGTGTCAAGGCGCAGGTGGGACATGTTGAACGGTTCAACCCGGCCTTTTTGGCGGTAAAAGATGCCATTGACAACCCCATGTTCATTGAAACACATCGTCTGGCAGAATTTAACCCCCGTGGCACCGATGTACCGGTCGTACTCGATTTGATGATACATGATATCGATGCCATTTTAAGTGTCGTAAACTCCGAAGTAAAGCAGATCAATGCAAGTGGGGTGTCGGTCATCAGTGATTCGCCCGACATTGCCAATGCCCGAATTGCCTTTGAAAATGGCTGTGTGGCCAACCTGACATCGAGCCGTATCTCGCTTAAGAACATGCGCAAATCCCGCTTTTTTCAAAGGGATGCCTATATTTCGGTGGATTTCTTGGAAAAAAAGGTCGAGGTGGTAAAAATGAAGGACGCCCCAGAAAATCCGGGGGATTTCGATATGATTCTGCAAAATGCCGAAGGTGAGAAAAAACAAATCTATTTCGAAAACCCCGATATTCGGCCCAACAATGCCATTTTGCAAGAGCTTGAGACCTTTGCCGAGGCCATCAACAACGATACAGAACCAGTGGTGACCTTAGAACAGGGCGCCAATGCGCTCAAGGTTGCCCTACAAATAATAAAATCATTTAACCAAGTCTGATGAAAAAGATCGCAGTTATCGGTGCCGGCACCATGGGCAACGGCATCGCCCATGTTTTTGCCCAAAACGGGTTTATGGTAAACCTGATAGACATTTCTGATGAATCGCTGCAAAATGGGCTGGCCACCATAACGAAAAATTTGGACAGAATGATGGCCAAAGAGACCATTACAGAAGATGTCAAGGTACAAACCCTCAACAATATTTCCACCTTCACCGTTTTGAAAGAAGGTGTTGAAAATGTCGATTTGGTGGTGGAAGCCGCCACCGAAAACATCGATATAAAACTGAACATTTTCAATGATCTTGATGCCATGTGTGCACCTGGCACCATTTTGGCCACCAACACCTCTTCCATATCAATAACCCAAATTGCCGCCGTCACCAATAGGCCCGACAAAGTTATTGGCATGCACTTCATGAACCCGGTACCCATTATGAGACTGGTCGAGATCATCAGGGGGTACAGTACCTCAGACGAGGTCACTGAAACCATCATGGACCTATCGGTCAAATTGGGCAAGACCCCTACCGAGGTGAACGACTATCCCGGTTTTGTGGCCAACCGTATTTTGATGCCCATGATCAATGAGGCCATTGAAACCCTATACAATGGTGTGGCCGGTGTCAAAGAAATCGATACCGTAATGAAACTGGGCATGGCACACCCAATGGGGCCATTGCAATTGGCAGATTTTATCGGCCTAGACGTATGCCTTTCCATTCTCAATGTGATGTATGATGGATTTAAAAATCCGAAATACGCCCCCTGTCCACTATTGGTGAACATGGTAACAGCGGGTAAATTGGGGATCAAGTCTGGCGAAGGTTTTTACAATTACTCAGCATCTAGAAAGGCCGAAAAAGTCTCGACACAGTTCAGTTGATATGGCGGTTGTAAAACCTTTCAGGGCCATTAGGCCGGTCAAAGACAAAGCACCGTTCGTAGCCTCAAGATCGTACGAAGAATATAGCAACGACGAGTTGCGTTCTGTACTGCAATACAATCCTTTTTCGTTTTTGCACATCATCAACCCGGGGTTCAAATTCAACCAATCGGTCAAAGGTGCCGAACGGTTCAAACTGGTACACAACAGGTACCTCGAGTTTTTGGAGAACGGGGTTTTTTTAAAAGATGAAGCCCCCAGCTTTTACCTGTACCAAATCGGCAAGGAAACGTTCAAGAGCCTTGGTCTGTTCTGTGCCACGAGTGTCGCCGATTATGAGCAGGATGTCATTAAAAAACATGAGGATACCATCTTAAAGAGAGAACAGCTCTTTGCCGACTATCTTGAAACGGTAGGTTTCAATGCCGAGCCCGTTTTGATGACCTATCCTGACAACAAAGGGATAGCGTCGATTTTGCAAAACGAAATGCAGAAGCCCGCTGAGTATGATTTTACCACTCCAGATAAGATAAGCCATCGGCTTTGGAAGATTTCCGACGAACATACCATAGCCGATCTACAAGGGGCCTTCAAGGCCATTGAATGCCTCTACATTGCCGATGGCCACCACAGGAGTGCCTCATCTACACTATATGCCCAAAGAAAAAGGGCTGGCCAAAAAAAACATGCGGAATCGGCGCCCTATGACTTTTTCATGAGTTATCTGATTCCCGAGTCTGAAATCAAGATTTACGAATTCAACCGAATGGTAAAAGACCTGAACGGGCTTTCAAAAAAGGAATATTTAATACGGTTGGATGAATTCTTTAGAATTGAAAAACGGGATGACGACCTGTACCGGCCCACCAAGAAACACCATTTTAGCATGTATCTTGATGGGGAATTCTATTCGCTCTACCTGCGCAAAAAAGTTTATCGATTTACAGATGCGCTTAGCAAACTTGACACGCAGATACTCTACAAAACCATTTTAGAGCCCATATTGGGTGTTCACGACCTGCGCAACGACAAGCGCATTGCCTATGGCTATGGCAAGTACAATTTGATCAAGATGAAAGACAGCATTGACCAAG
This portion of the Flagellimonas lutaonensis genome encodes:
- a CDS encoding Gfo/Idh/MocA family protein, with the protein product MLKAGVLGAGHLGKIHLRLLQESAYYDLVGFYDPDEINAKKVADEFGYRYFDNINKLIDAVDMVDIVTPTLSHYDCAEKAIEKGKHVFIEKPVTNTLEEAEKLIEMKDRYGVKAQVGHVERFNPAFLAVKDAIDNPMFIETHRLAEFNPRGTDVPVVLDLMIHDIDAILSVVNSEVKQINASGVSVISDSPDIANARIAFENGCVANLTSSRISLKNMRKSRFFQRDAYISVDFLEKKVEVVKMKDAPENPGDFDMILQNAEGEKKQIYFENPDIRPNNAILQELETFAEAINNDTEPVVTLEQGANALKVALQIIKSFNQV
- a CDS encoding 3-hydroxyacyl-CoA dehydrogenase family protein, translated to MKKIAVIGAGTMGNGIAHVFAQNGFMVNLIDISDESLQNGLATITKNLDRMMAKETITEDVKVQTLNNISTFTVLKEGVENVDLVVEAATENIDIKLNIFNDLDAMCAPGTILATNTSSISITQIAAVTNRPDKVIGMHFMNPVPIMRLVEIIRGYSTSDEVTETIMDLSVKLGKTPTEVNDYPGFVANRILMPMINEAIETLYNGVAGVKEIDTVMKLGMAHPMGPLQLADFIGLDVCLSILNVMYDGFKNPKYAPCPLLVNMVTAGKLGIKSGEGFYNYSASRKAEKVSTQFS
- a CDS encoding DUF1015 domain-containing protein, giving the protein MAVVKPFRAIRPVKDKAPFVASRSYEEYSNDELRSVLQYNPFSFLHIINPGFKFNQSVKGAERFKLVHNRYLEFLENGVFLKDEAPSFYLYQIGKETFKSLGLFCATSVADYEQDVIKKHEDTILKREQLFADYLETVGFNAEPVLMTYPDNKGIASILQNEMQKPAEYDFTTPDKISHRLWKISDEHTIADLQGAFKAIECLYIADGHHRSASSTLYAQRKRAGQKKHAESAPYDFFMSYLIPESEIKIYEFNRMVKDLNGLSKKEYLIRLDEFFRIEKRDDDLYRPTKKHHFSMYLDGEFYSLYLRKKVYRFTDALSKLDTQILYKTILEPILGVHDLRNDKRIAYGYGKYNLIKMKDSIDQGDFKVGFSLVPITTEEIKNIADAGLVMPPKSTYIEPKLRSGLTIYEL